The following are encoded in a window of Candidatus Fluviicola riflensis genomic DNA:
- a CDS encoding RNA polymerase subunit sigma-24, whose product MNAKDYNNAIDQYADNIFRFVLKHTRNKMLADDIVQETFAKVWEKHEDIQVEKAKSYLFTTAYHCLVDVMKKEARSGTLEGIERQGTQDNAHLFDIQKVLQEALERLPEIQKTVVLLRDYEGYHYDEIAEITGLTESQVKVYIFRARQTLKTYLKDIELVA is encoded by the coding sequence ATGAACGCAAAAGACTACAATAACGCAATTGATCAATACGCAGATAATATCTTTCGTTTTGTGCTCAAACACACACGAAACAAGATGCTGGCGGATGACATTGTGCAGGAAACTTTTGCCAAAGTGTGGGAAAAACATGAAGACATACAAGTAGAGAAAGCAAAATCGTACTTGTTTACTACCGCCTACCATTGTTTGGTGGATGTGATGAAAAAAGAAGCCCGTTCCGGAACTTTAGAAGGAATTGAACGACAGGGAACGCAAGACAATGCGCATTTGTTTGATATTCAGAAAGTACTGCAGGAAGCACTGGAACGACTTCCGGAGATTCAGAAAACAGTGGTGCTTTTGCGCGATTATGAAGGTTATCACTACGATGAGATCGCCGAAATTACTGGTTTGACCGAGTCACAAGTGAAAGTGTATATCTTCCGTGCCAGACAGACATTGAAGACTTATTTAAAAGACATAGAATTAGTAGCATGA
- the msrB gene encoding peptide-methionine (R)-S-oxide reductase has protein sequence MRHLFLGICTLSIIALSSCNAQPDSTKTQEIMSKSNTKYNELTPQEQDVILNKATDRPFTGDYYDKDDKGLYICRQCNNPLYTSEDKFEAHCGWPSFDAAIEGAVTNVPDADGMRVEIICNNCHGHLGHVFTGEGFTDKDTRYCVNTSSILFVPANKTKDLPAVIK, from the coding sequence ATGAGACATCTATTTTTAGGAATATGTACGCTTTCAATCATCGCGCTTTCTTCCTGCAACGCACAACCGGATTCAACAAAAACACAAGAAATTATGTCAAAGTCAAACACAAAATATAACGAACTGACGCCGCAAGAGCAGGATGTGATCCTGAACAAAGCGACTGACCGGCCATTTACAGGCGATTATTACGATAAAGACGACAAAGGATTGTATATCTGCCGTCAGTGCAATAATCCGCTTTATACTTCCGAAGATAAATTCGAAGCACATTGTGGCTGGCCGAGTTTTGATGCCGCAATTGAGGGCGCGGTAACAAATGTTCCCGATGCCGATGGTATGCGGGTAGAAATTATCTGCAACAATTGTCACGGACATTTGGGCCATGTCTTTACAGGTGAGGGATTTACTGATAAAGACACGCGTTATTGTGTAAACACAAGTTCCATATTATTTGTCCCGGCGAATAAAACGAAAGATCTACCGGCGGTAATCAAATAG
- a CDS encoding cysteine--tRNA ligase, protein MCMNTAGELQIYNSLSGKKERFTPIHANRVGLYVCGPTLYSEPHMGNMRTFINFDMVYRYLLKLGYAVKYVRNITDAGHITNSAGEAVDSIGKAARLEQVQSLEIVYKYNVKFQELQRIYNMLPPSIEPTATAHIQEQIEIIEQILDNGFAYVVNGSVYFDVKAYSQKYNYGILSGRKIDELEEETRELNAQEEKRFFADFALWKKANPDDMQIWRSPWGDGNPGWHIECTAMSTKYLGPTFDIHGGGMDLKFPHHEDEIAQSCGAMGCNPANIWMHANMLNVNGQKMSKSLGNFFLPKEIVEGTSDVFNKPYSPNVLRFFMMQAHYRSTLDFTPTALDAAEKGFGRLTDALNLLEKVPTGTSSSFDVKELIAGFYSAMNDDFNAPILVANLFEAVKRLNLINDEKDSITAEDLALLKTEMHAFVYDVLGVHPLEAPNNDSKLAPVMDLVLELRQLSRENKDWTTSDKIRDQLTAAGIVVKDGKDGVTWSAQ, encoded by the coding sequence ATGTGCATGAATACCGCTGGCGAATTACAGATTTACAATAGTCTTTCAGGGAAAAAAGAACGTTTCACACCTATTCACGCAAACCGCGTGGGCTTGTATGTGTGCGGACCGACGCTCTACAGTGAACCGCACATGGGCAATATGCGCACCTTTATCAACTTCGATATGGTGTATCGCTATTTGCTCAAACTGGGTTATGCGGTGAAGTATGTGCGCAACATTACTGACGCCGGACACATTACCAACAGCGCCGGTGAAGCCGTTGACAGTATTGGGAAAGCCGCTCGCCTGGAACAAGTGCAATCACTGGAAATCGTGTACAAATACAACGTGAAATTCCAGGAATTGCAACGCATTTACAACATGTTGCCGCCAAGTATCGAACCTACAGCAACCGCACATATTCAGGAACAAATCGAGATCATCGAACAAATTCTTGACAACGGATTTGCTTACGTGGTAAACGGTTCGGTGTATTTTGATGTGAAAGCCTATAGCCAGAAATACAATTATGGTATTTTGAGCGGTCGCAAAATTGATGAACTCGAAGAAGAAACCCGCGAATTGAACGCTCAGGAAGAAAAACGTTTCTTCGCCGATTTCGCATTGTGGAAAAAAGCCAATCCTGACGATATGCAGATCTGGCGCTCGCCATGGGGAGACGGAAATCCGGGCTGGCACATCGAATGTACAGCAATGAGTACCAAGTACCTCGGGCCGACTTTCGATATTCACGGTGGTGGAATGGATTTGAAATTTCCGCACCACGAAGATGAAATCGCCCAAAGTTGCGGCGCAATGGGTTGCAATCCGGCGAATATCTGGATGCACGCCAATATGCTGAACGTGAATGGACAAAAAATGAGTAAATCGCTTGGGAATTTCTTCTTACCGAAGGAAATTGTGGAAGGAACCAGCGACGTTTTTAATAAACCTTACAGTCCGAATGTGCTTCGCTTTTTTATGATGCAGGCACATTACCGCAGTACGCTCGATTTTACACCAACAGCATTGGATGCCGCTGAAAAAGGGTTCGGCCGATTGACTGATGCCTTGAATTTGCTGGAGAAAGTACCGACAGGGACAAGTTCTTCCTTCGATGTAAAGGAACTGATTGCCGGTTTTTATTCGGCCATGAACGATGATTTTAACGCGCCTATCCTGGTTGCGAATCTGTTTGAAGCTGTGAAACGCCTCAACCTGATCAACGACGAAAAAGACAGCATTACTGCTGAAGATCTGGCTTTGCTCAAAACGGAAATGCATGCGTTTGTCTATGATGTTTTGGGAGTTCATCCTTTGGAAGCTCCGAATAACGATTCCAAGCTGGCTCCTGTAATGGATTTGGTATTGGAATTGCGTCAGCTTTCACGCGAAAATAAGGATTGGACAACTTCCGATAAAATCCGCGATCAATTGACGGCTGCCGGAATCGTGGTAAAAGACGGCAAAGACGGCGTTACGTGGTCGGCCCAATAA
- a CDS encoding methionine gamma-lyase (catalyzes the formation of methanethiol and 2-ocobutanoate from L-methionine), with product MSRKMHPESLMMSHGYKPSLSEGAIKCPIFQTSTFVFNTAEEGKRFFEVAYGLSNQKEGEELGLIYSRLNNPDLEILENRLCLWDEAEDCAVFESGMSAISTALMEFMVPGDLLVYSRPVYGGTDHFINHFLKKMGIESIGFRADETEEAIVERILATGKADRLTMIHIETPANPTNALIDIDMCVAIKERFSTPEKPVLLSVDNTYMGPLWQHPLKLGADLVLYSATKYIGGHSDVIAGACLGSKALIGRIKGLRTFLGNMAGPWTGWLLMRSLETLKVRMEQQALNAVQVANYLKQHPKVSHVYYLGFIPEQGTPNEQRIFREQYTSSGAMIAFDVKGGEKEAFVFLNNLKLIKLAVSLGSTESLAEHPGTMTHADVPQEDKNAMNITASLVRVSVGVEHYEDIIADIEQALALV from the coding sequence ATGTCAAGAAAAATGCACCCGGAAAGTTTGATGATGAGCCATGGTTACAAACCATCATTATCGGAAGGGGCGATCAAATGTCCTATTTTCCAAACATCCACTTTTGTGTTCAACACCGCCGAAGAAGGAAAACGGTTTTTTGAAGTTGCATACGGACTTAGCAATCAAAAGGAAGGTGAAGAATTGGGGCTGATCTATTCGCGACTCAACAACCCCGATCTGGAAATCCTGGAAAACCGCTTGTGTTTGTGGGACGAAGCTGAAGATTGTGCTGTTTTTGAAAGCGGAATGTCAGCCATTTCGACGGCATTAATGGAATTTATGGTTCCCGGCGATTTGCTGGTGTATTCACGTCCGGTTTATGGTGGAACGGACCATTTCATCAATCATTTCCTGAAGAAAATGGGTATTGAATCCATTGGTTTTCGCGCAGATGAAACGGAAGAAGCAATTGTAGAACGTATTCTGGCAACCGGAAAAGCAGACCGGTTAACGATGATCCATATTGAAACTCCGGCCAATCCTACCAATGCGTTGATTGACATCGATATGTGTGTTGCGATCAAAGAACGCTTCAGCACTCCGGAAAAACCGGTGCTTCTATCAGTCGACAATACATATATGGGTCCGTTGTGGCAACATCCGCTGAAACTCGGTGCCGATTTGGTACTCTATTCGGCTACCAAATACATTGGCGGGCATTCGGATGTGATTGCAGGAGCTTGCCTCGGCTCAAAAGCGTTGATCGGCCGTATTAAAGGATTGCGTACATTTCTTGGAAACATGGCGGGTCCTTGGACAGGCTGGTTACTCATGCGTAGCCTCGAAACATTAAAGGTCCGCATGGAACAGCAAGCATTGAATGCCGTTCAGGTAGCCAATTATCTGAAACAACACCCAAAAGTATCACACGTGTATTACCTCGGATTTATTCCGGAACAAGGAACTCCGAATGAACAACGCATTTTCAGGGAACAATACACTTCCAGCGGAGCAATGATCGCTTTCGATGTAAAAGGTGGCGAAAAAGAAGCTTTTGTGTTTTTGAATAATCTGAAACTGATCAAACTAGCCGTGAGCCTGGGAAGTACCGAGAGTCTCGCCGAGCATCCCGGAACGATGACCCATGCAGATGTACCACAGGAAGATAAAAACGCCATGAATATTACCGCCAGCCTGGTGCGTGTTTCAGTTGGTGTGGAACATTACGAAGATATTATTGCCGACATTGAGCAAGCACTTGCTTTGGTATAA
- a CDS encoding AsnC family transcriptional regulator: MPLTERSPVYVLDAIDERIVSLLQENGKMNYKQLADAIGLSTTPTFERIRRLERNGVILGYGARIDKRYLGKTMQVFCQVTLQSHALDVLNAFESAVVRLDEISACYHVAGSIDYLLHIEVASMDQYQDFIKNQLTGIPHIAQVNSNFVMTAIKT, from the coding sequence ATGCCGTTAACGGAAAGATCACCTGTTTACGTGTTGGACGCCATTGATGAACGGATTGTTTCGCTCTTGCAGGAAAACGGAAAAATGAATTACAAACAATTAGCCGATGCCATCGGATTGTCGACCACGCCCACGTTTGAACGAATCCGCAGACTGGAACGCAACGGTGTAATACTGGGTTACGGAGCGCGCATCGATAAACGTTACCTTGGTAAAACCATGCAGGTTTTTTGCCAGGTGACCTTACAATCTCATGCGTTGGATGTCCTGAATGCATTTGAATCGGCTGTTGTCCGGCTGGATGAAATTTCGGCTTGCTACCACGTTGCCGGATCCATCGATTACCTGCTTCACATAGAAGTTGCTTCGATGGATCAATACCAGGATTTTATCAAAAATCAACTCACAGGTATCCCGCACATTGCGCAGGTAAACAGTAATTTTGTGATGACAGCGATTAAGACTTAA
- a CDS encoding phosphoglycerate dehydrogenase codes for MEQKVIFLDTVHPILEQRLTELGFNCIDGSEWTFEETKSKLKDAFGIVIRSRFPMNEDLLANAVELQFIARSGAGMENIDEVYCNSREIVLFNAPEGNRNAVGEHALGMLLSLMNKLHTSHQEIRKGKWDRDGNRGVELDGKTVGIIGYGNNGRAFAKKLRGFDVKVLAYDKYKSGFGDDFVMEATLEALVSKADVISFHIPQNAETIYFANQEFFDALGKPIFLLNLSRGKIVETAALIRAIDTGKVSAAGLDVNEFEKSSFEAFFDDEASIPENLKSLLHSDQILMTPHIGGWTNESYFKLSNVLADKISDWWLERQP; via the coding sequence ATGGAACAAAAAGTAATTTTTCTCGATACCGTGCACCCAATACTGGAACAACGCCTTACTGAACTTGGTTTTAACTGTATTGACGGTTCCGAATGGACTTTTGAAGAAACAAAATCAAAACTGAAAGATGCTTTCGGAATTGTTATTCGTTCCCGTTTTCCGATGAATGAAGATTTACTGGCCAATGCCGTAGAATTGCAATTCATCGCACGCTCGGGCGCCGGAATGGAAAACATCGATGAAGTTTATTGCAATAGCCGCGAGATTGTATTGTTCAACGCCCCGGAAGGAAACCGAAATGCTGTTGGTGAGCATGCTTTAGGGATGTTATTATCGCTGATGAATAAGCTGCATACATCTCACCAGGAAATCCGAAAGGGAAAATGGGACCGTGACGGCAACCGCGGAGTGGAACTCGATGGAAAAACTGTCGGGATTATCGGTTACGGAAACAATGGCCGTGCGTTTGCCAAAAAACTCCGCGGATTTGATGTGAAAGTATTAGCCTACGACAAATACAAGTCGGGATTCGGTGATGATTTTGTGATGGAAGCCACCCTGGAAGCGCTCGTGAGCAAGGCCGACGTGATCAGTTTTCACATTCCCCAAAACGCGGAGACGATTTATTTTGCCAATCAGGAATTCTTTGATGCGTTGGGCAAACCAATTTTTCTACTTAATCTTTCCCGTGGAAAAATTGTGGAAACTGCTGCGTTGATTCGGGCCATAGATACAGGAAAAGTCAGTGCCGCAGGCCTGGATGTGAATGAATTCGAAAAATCGTCATTTGAAGCTTTTTTTGACGACGAAGCATCCATTCCGGAAAATCTGAAGTCTTTATTGCATTCCGACCAAATTCTCATGACACCGCACATTGGCGGTTGGACAAATGAGAGTTATTTTAAACTCAGTAATGTGCTGGCGGATAAAATTAGTGATTGGTGGCTGGAACGGCAGCCTTAA
- a CDS encoding saccharopine dehydrogenase, which produces MKKVLILGAGLSASSLIRYLLEKSTDFNWQIRVVDSKIDVVRRKMAGHPNGVALSFNATDSEARRSEMEQADLIISMLPPRFHAEVAQDCIKLKKHLITPSYISPEMKALDTEAKAAGILIMNEIGVDPGIDHMSAMQIIDSIRERGGDITSFKSYCGGLIAPESDNNPWNYKFTWNPRNVVLAGSGGAAQYIDRHEYKYIPYSHIFSRLDAIGIDGFGSFDGYANRDSLSYRSVYGLENIPTFYRGTLRRSGYCQYWNIFVNLGMTDDTYKMQDSENLTPRNFLNAFLPYYVSVPVEEKLLNFCKDYGITDLERFEWLGLFDNEHPIGLPNASPAELLECILVDKWQLQPHDKDMIVMVHQFEYLLNGKEKTIESSMVNIGEDQTFTSMSNLVGLPIAICAKMILTGKLTDTGVHVPIAAHVYNPILEELADYGVKFIEQERALSTANH; this is translated from the coding sequence ATGAAAAAAGTGCTGATACTTGGAGCCGGATTGTCTGCTTCGTCTTTGATACGATATTTGCTGGAAAAATCGACTGATTTTAACTGGCAAATCCGGGTCGTTGATAGTAAAATCGATGTTGTACGCCGTAAAATGGCCGGACATCCTAACGGAGTTGCCCTTTCATTCAACGCAACTGATTCGGAAGCACGCCGTTCTGAAATGGAACAAGCTGATTTGATTATCAGCATGTTACCACCTCGCTTTCATGCTGAAGTCGCCCAGGATTGCATTAAGCTGAAAAAACACCTCATTACACCTTCTTATATTTCGCCTGAAATGAAGGCACTGGATACCGAAGCAAAAGCTGCTGGCATTCTGATCATGAACGAAATAGGTGTGGATCCCGGAATCGACCACATGAGTGCGATGCAGATTATTGATTCGATTCGTGAACGTGGCGGCGACATTACCAGTTTTAAATCCTATTGCGGCGGATTGATTGCTCCCGAAAGCGACAACAATCCGTGGAATTATAAATTTACCTGGAATCCACGCAATGTGGTACTTGCCGGAAGTGGTGGAGCAGCACAATACATCGACCGGCACGAATACAAATACATTCCATACAGCCACATTTTTAGCCGTTTGGATGCTATTGGAATCGATGGTTTCGGTTCGTTTGACGGCTACGCCAACCGCGATTCGCTTTCATACAGATCTGTTTACGGGCTTGAGAATATCCCGACGTTTTACCGTGGAACATTACGCCGTTCGGGGTATTGCCAGTATTGGAATATTTTCGTGAACCTCGGAATGACTGATGATACCTACAAAATGCAGGATTCGGAAAACCTCACTCCTCGTAATTTCCTCAACGCATTTTTACCATATTATGTTTCGGTTCCGGTGGAAGAAAAACTCCTGAATTTTTGCAAAGATTACGGTATTACCGACCTTGAACGTTTCGAATGGCTGGGATTATTTGACAATGAACATCCGATTGGTTTGCCAAATGCCTCACCGGCCGAATTATTGGAATGCATCCTGGTGGATAAATGGCAGTTGCAACCACACGATAAAGACATGATTGTGATGGTACACCAATTCGAATACCTGTTGAACGGAAAAGAAAAGACTATTGAATCATCTATGGTGAATATCGGTGAAGATCAGACCTTTACATCGATGTCGAACCTTGTTGGTTTACCGATCGCGATTTGCGCCAAAATGATTTTAACCGGAAAACTTACCGATACCGGTGTTCACGTGCCGATAGCAGCACATGTTTACAACCCGATTTTAGAGGAACTGGCAGATTACGGTGTGAAATTTATTGAGCAGGAACGCGCGTTAAGCACGGCGAATCACTAA
- a CDS encoding fumarate hydratase (catalyzes the formation of malate from fumerate) has translation MAEFFYQQPYPLSEDKTEYRKLTSDYVSVEKVGNREILNVDPKGLEFLAQEAMADVSFYLRSAHLAKLKVILDDPEATDNDHFVAYNLLQNATVAAEGQLPSCQDTGTAIVMAKKGENVYTGVEDAVHLSKGIFNTFQEKNLRYSQIVPLSMFEEKNSGSNLPAQIDIYAEKGEKYEFLFLTKGGGSANKAFLYQRSKSLLNDASLEAFVKEKILDLGTAACPPYHLVLVIGGTSAEATMSVMKKASAGYFDGLPTEGNMGGQAFRDLEWEARVNRICQESTIGAQFGGKYFTHDVRVVRLPRHAASCPVALGVSCSADRNIKAKITRDGIFLEQLEQNPRRFLPEMPPQLLPPVNIDLDRPMIDILAELSKYPIKTRLKLNGTLIVARDMAHVRIKEMLDNGEPMPEYFKNHPVYYAGPAKTPEGMPSGSFGPTTAGRMDSYVDQFQAAGGSMIMLAKGNRSHEVTTACHKHGGFYLGSIGGPAAILAKANILSVEVIDFEEMGMEAVRKITVKDFPAFIITDDKGNDFFENL, from the coding sequence ATGGCAGAATTTTTTTACCAGCAACCTTACCCGCTTTCCGAAGACAAAACCGAATACCGCAAACTCACAAGCGATTACGTTTCGGTGGAAAAAGTAGGCAACCGCGAAATACTCAACGTTGACCCGAAAGGCTTGGAATTTCTGGCCCAGGAAGCAATGGCTGACGTATCGTTTTACCTGCGTTCTGCGCATTTAGCAAAGCTGAAAGTGATACTGGACGATCCGGAAGCGACCGATAACGATCATTTTGTCGCTTACAATTTGTTGCAAAATGCGACCGTGGCTGCCGAAGGACAATTGCCTTCCTGCCAGGATACGGGTACGGCGATCGTGATGGCAAAAAAAGGAGAAAATGTGTATACCGGAGTTGAAGATGCTGTGCATTTATCGAAAGGAATTTTCAATACGTTCCAGGAAAAAAACCTCCGCTATTCGCAAATAGTGCCATTGAGCATGTTCGAGGAAAAAAACTCGGGTTCCAACTTACCTGCGCAAATAGATATTTATGCCGAAAAAGGCGAAAAATATGAGTTTTTGTTTCTCACAAAAGGCGGTGGTTCTGCCAATAAAGCATTCTTGTACCAACGCTCGAAATCATTGCTCAACGACGCTTCCCTGGAAGCATTTGTAAAGGAGAAAATCCTCGATTTGGGTACCGCTGCCTGTCCACCGTACCACTTGGTGCTGGTCATTGGCGGCACTTCTGCCGAAGCGACTATGTCTGTGATGAAAAAAGCTTCTGCCGGTTATTTTGATGGTTTACCTACTGAAGGAAATATGGGTGGCCAGGCATTTCGCGATTTGGAATGGGAAGCACGGGTAAACCGCATTTGCCAGGAAAGCACCATCGGAGCCCAATTCGGTGGAAAATACTTTACCCACGATGTTCGGGTTGTCCGTTTGCCACGTCATGCTGCTTCCTGTCCAGTCGCATTAGGCGTTTCCTGTTCGGCGGACCGCAATATCAAGGCAAAAATTACCAGAGACGGTATTTTCCTGGAACAATTGGAGCAAAACCCACGTCGTTTTCTGCCTGAAATGCCTCCACAATTGCTTCCACCGGTAAACATTGATTTAGATCGTCCGATGATAGATATATTGGCTGAATTGTCGAAATACCCGATCAAAACGCGCCTGAAGTTAAATGGCACGTTGATCGTTGCACGAGACATGGCCCATGTGCGTATCAAAGAAATGCTGGACAACGGTGAACCAATGCCGGAATATTTTAAAAATCACCCGGTTTATTACGCCGGACCAGCCAAAACGCCTGAAGGAATGCCATCCGGAAGTTTCGGTCCAACAACCGCTGGACGCATGGATTCTTATGTAGACCAATTCCAGGCAGCTGGTGGAAGTATGATTATGCTGGCAAAAGGAAACCGCTCGCACGAAGTGACAACTGCTTGTCACAAACACGGCGGTTTTTACCTCGGTTCCATCGGTGGACCCGCGGCCATTCTTGCCAAAGCAAACATTCTATCTGTCGAGGTAATCGATTTTGAAGAAATGGGGATGGAAGCAGTGCGCAAAATCACAGTAAAAGATTTCCCTGCCTTTATTATTACGGATGACAAAGGGAATGATTTTTTTGAAAATCTATAG